From Leptolyngbya sp. KIOST-1, one genomic window encodes:
- a CDS encoding biotin--[acetyl-CoA-carboxylase] ligase — protein sequence MTLERLRQAVAQPPETLGIMPRYRALRPRFCLHWVEQIDSTNRALADMMAAGAPAGTVLVAATQQAGRGQWGRQWESSLGGLYLSLGLKPDLPACRSPYLTLASTWGVATSLANLGLPVQVKWPNDLVAKGKKLGGVLAETHLENGRVQTVVVGLGLNGFNPVPATGISVQQLIQPESSPAVLNTLENLAAIALYGLMQGYLHWQSQGDDAFLVDYHACLANLGQGLTVGGRATEVVGVALSGNLRVRLKPLHENVPADKTLEIEPGEVTLGYNA from the coding sequence GTGACTCTAGAACGACTCCGCCAGGCGGTTGCGCAGCCTCCAGAAACCCTGGGAATCATGCCCCGCTATCGGGCATTGCGGCCGCGGTTTTGCCTCCACTGGGTTGAGCAAATTGACTCCACCAACCGAGCCCTGGCCGACATGATGGCGGCGGGGGCCCCCGCCGGTACGGTGCTGGTGGCAGCCACCCAGCAGGCGGGGCGAGGGCAGTGGGGGCGGCAGTGGGAGTCCAGTCTGGGGGGGCTGTATCTGTCCCTGGGGCTGAAGCCCGACCTGCCTGCGTGCCGCAGCCCCTACCTCACCCTGGCCAGCACCTGGGGAGTGGCAACCAGTCTGGCCAACCTGGGGCTGCCGGTCCAGGTCAAGTGGCCCAACGACCTGGTCGCCAAGGGCAAAAAGCTGGGGGGCGTGCTGGCCGAAACCCATCTGGAAAACGGCCGGGTGCAAACGGTGGTGGTGGGGCTGGGGCTGAACGGCTTTAACCCGGTGCCGGCTACGGGTATTTCTGTTCAGCAGCTAATTCAGCCGGAATCGAGCCCCGCTGTCCTGAATACCTTGGAGAACCTGGCCGCGATCGCCCTCTACGGCCTCATGCAGGGGTATCTCCACTGGCAAAGCCAGGGCGACGATGCCTTCCTGGTCGACTACCATGCCTGCCTGGCCAACCTCGGGCAGGGGCTCACCGTTGGGGGGCGGGCGACGGAGGTTGTGGGCGTAGCCTTGTCGGGAAATCTACGGGTACGGCTAAAGCCCTTACACGAGAACGTACCAGCGGACAAGACGCTGGAGATTGAACCAGGTGAAGTAACTTTGGGCTACAATGCGTAG
- the pgeF gene encoding peptidoglycan editing factor PgeF — translation MADWHWQTWQGEEFLTCDLLGDWSHGFFTRQFWPQAPETLTAALAVDAAVQRVKQVHGNRVLTPADLPNPATTESASPRAEADGLLSDRPRQALWVCSADCSPVLIGDRATGQVAAVHAGWRGTAQAIVPVAVGRLQAQGSRPEDLVVAIGPAIAGAVYQVSVDVAAAVGRTLVPETGAEAADEAVVAELLTRHESPLLADSAPGKVRLDVRQANALQLEHLGLGKAQVAIAPHCTFQDPNRFFSYRRTGEKQVQWSGIVSRDIGD, via the coding sequence ATGGCGGATTGGCACTGGCAAACCTGGCAGGGAGAAGAGTTTCTGACCTGTGACCTGCTGGGCGATTGGTCCCACGGATTTTTTACTCGACAGTTTTGGCCCCAGGCCCCAGAGACCCTGACCGCGGCGCTGGCGGTCGATGCGGCGGTACAGCGGGTGAAGCAGGTACACGGCAATCGCGTGCTCACCCCCGCCGACCTCCCCAACCCGGCGACCACCGAATCGGCCTCCCCCAGGGCAGAAGCCGATGGGCTGCTGAGCGATCGCCCCCGCCAGGCCCTCTGGGTCTGCTCGGCGGACTGTAGCCCGGTGCTGATTGGCGATCGCGCCACCGGGCAGGTGGCGGCGGTCCACGCGGGCTGGCGCGGCACGGCCCAGGCCATTGTGCCCGTGGCGGTGGGCAGGCTCCAGGCCCAGGGCAGCCGCCCGGAGGACCTGGTCGTGGCGATTGGCCCAGCGATCGCCGGAGCGGTTTATCAGGTGTCTGTGGATGTGGCCGCCGCCGTGGGTCGTACCCTGGTGCCGGAGACCGGGGCAGAGGCGGCGGACGAAGCGGTGGTGGCAGAGCTCCTCACTCGGCATGAGTCGCCGCTGCTGGCCGACTCTGCTCCTGGCAAGGTGCGCCTGGATGTGCGACAGGCCAATGCCCTACAGCTAGAGCACCTGGGCTTGGGCAAAGCTCAGGTGGCGATTGCCCCCCACTGTACGTTTCAAGACCCCAATCGCTTCTTTTCCTACCGCCGCACCGGTGAAAAGCAGGTGCAGTGGTCGGGCATTGTCAGTCGGGATATAGGCGATTGA
- a CDS encoding TIGR03943 family putative permease subunit, translating into MTSIPQANGPQANGSRRPSRRRAVPWQALIDATMLLLWGVMLLRFTVTGKLYLLLHPDYMWLAHLAMVLLSAMGVARLVQVGVSYRQRRGLAPRSQEHIALLPRQISTALLIAIAVFGLIYTPRPFTSETAFQRGITDVLGQTRSRPQRFSLGGDTEDRTIVDWVRTLNVYPEPTAYTGQGALVSGFVTHIPGWPENYFMISRFVLTCCAADAYPVGLPVELPPGTARPDPDTWLEVKGTMQTTTLDGKRQLAIGSASLTEIPEPRTPYEY; encoded by the coding sequence ATGACCTCTATTCCCCAGGCGAACGGTCCCCAGGCCAACGGCTCTCGTCGCCCCTCCCGCCGGCGAGCGGTGCCCTGGCAGGCTCTGATTGATGCCACCATGCTGCTGCTGTGGGGAGTCATGCTGCTGCGGTTTACGGTGACCGGCAAGCTGTACCTGCTGCTGCACCCCGACTACATGTGGCTGGCCCACCTGGCCATGGTGCTGCTGTCGGCCATGGGGGTGGCCCGCCTGGTGCAGGTGGGGGTCAGCTACCGCCAGCGCCGGGGCCTGGCCCCCCGCAGCCAGGAGCACATCGCCCTGCTGCCGCGCCAGATCAGCACGGCGCTGCTGATCGCCATTGCCGTGTTTGGGCTGATCTATACCCCCCGCCCCTTCACCAGCGAGACTGCTTTTCAGCGGGGCATCACCGATGTGCTGGGCCAGACGCGATCGCGGCCCCAGCGATTTTCCCTGGGCGGCGACACCGAAGATCGCACCATCGTCGACTGGGTGCGCACCCTCAACGTGTACCCTGAACCCACGGCCTACACCGGCCAGGGGGCGCTGGTGAGCGGGTTTGTCACCCACATTCCCGGCTGGCCCGAAAACTACTTCATGATTTCGCGGTTTGTGCTCACCTGCTGTGCCGCCGACGCCTACCCGGTGGGGCTGCCGGTGGAGCTGCCGCCGGGCACCGCTCGCCCGGATCCCGACACCTGGCTGGAGGTCAAGGGCACCATGCAGACCACCACCCTGGACGGCAAGCGCCAGCTCGCCATTGGCTCGGCCAGCCTGACCGAAATTCCTGAGCCTCGCACTCCCTACGAATACTAG
- a CDS encoding permease, giving the protein MTQLNNGITLFFSLLVEAMPFLLLGVIFSSVLLLFVDEQKLLAMMPKNPVLAALAGGLIGFMFPVCECGNIPVARRLLTKGAPTAVAIGYLLAAPTVNPIVFWATWIAFRDQPEIVFLRVIFTLIVAVTIALIFSTQADVRPFLQDNLTRAMGPEPAVETVAAPEVSPLLKSGTFLMQSPGQVLQLDAPPAQVLAQVAAAPPLVDRLRMMVDNMVLELRELGAVLVIGSAIAAFVQVAVPREIILSLGQGPVTSIVAMMVLAWVVSICSTVDSFFALSFASTFTSGALLAFLVFGPMIDLKNISLLLTVFKGRAIIYLFVLAAQLTFLLTLVMNLYTG; this is encoded by the coding sequence ATGACCCAACTCAACAACGGCATCACGCTATTTTTTAGCCTGCTGGTCGAAGCCATGCCCTTTCTGCTGCTGGGGGTGATTTTTTCCAGCGTGCTGCTGCTGTTTGTCGATGAGCAAAAGCTGCTGGCGATGATGCCCAAAAACCCAGTCCTGGCGGCTTTGGCAGGTGGCTTGATTGGCTTTATGTTTCCGGTGTGCGAGTGCGGCAACATTCCGGTAGCCCGACGGCTGCTCACCAAGGGGGCCCCCACGGCGGTCGCGATTGGGTATCTGCTGGCCGCGCCCACGGTGAACCCGATCGTGTTTTGGGCCACCTGGATTGCCTTCCGCGACCAGCCCGAAATCGTGTTTTTGCGGGTGATTTTCACCCTGATTGTGGCGGTGACCATCGCCTTGATCTTCAGCACCCAGGCCGATGTGCGGCCTTTTCTGCAGGACAACCTGACCCGCGCCATGGGCCCGGAGCCTGCCGTCGAGACGGTGGCGGCTCCCGAGGTGTCACCGCTGCTCAAGTCGGGCACCTTTTTGATGCAGTCGCCGGGACAGGTGCTGCAGCTCGATGCCCCCCCGGCCCAGGTGCTGGCCCAGGTGGCGGCCGCCCCGCCGCTGGTGGACCGACTGCGGATGATGGTTGACAACATGGTGCTGGAGCTGCGGGAGTTGGGCGCCGTGCTGGTGATCGGTAGCGCGATCGCCGCCTTCGTGCAGGTGGCCGTGCCGCGGGAGATCATTTTGAGCCTGGGACAGGGCCCGGTCACCTCCATCGTGGCGATGATGGTGCTGGCCTGGGTGGTGTCGATCTGCTCTACGGTGGACTCGTTTTTTGCTCTATCCTTTGCCTCCACCTTCACCAGCGGCGCGCTGCTGGCCTTTTTGGTGTTTGGCCCCATGATCGACCTCAAAAACATCAGCCTGCTGCTGACGGTTTTTAAGGGCCGTGCCATTATCTATTTGTTTGTGCTGGCGGCGCAGCTGACGTTTTTGCTGACCCTGGTGATGAACCTTTACACGGGCTAG
- a CDS encoding aldose epimerase, whose product MFAVALNADSPSTYLLTDTDADARLELVPDRGGLATRWQIGGQDIFYFDRDRFANPELSVRGGIPILFPICGNLPDHQYRLGDRTYSLKQHGFARDLPWRVTHQDVTEAASLTLELTSSETTLAQYPFEFRLAFTLRLRGHSLELQQRFTNLSTQSMPFSTGLHPYFLVKDKSQLTFEIPSTEFRNHLTGGVERFDGQFDFDQAEIDLAFQGLTATTATVTDRNLGRQLTLSWSADYTKLVFWTVQGKDYYCLEPWTAPRNALNTGENLSIIDPQQSLETTVQMAIAFL is encoded by the coding sequence GTGTTTGCCGTTGCCCTAAACGCAGATTCCCCGTCCACCTACCTGCTGACGGATACCGACGCCGACGCCCGCCTGGAGCTGGTGCCCGATCGCGGCGGTTTGGCCACCCGCTGGCAGATAGGGGGCCAGGATATTTTTTATTTTGATCGCGATCGCTTTGCCAACCCCGAACTCTCAGTGCGGGGCGGGATTCCCATCCTGTTCCCGATCTGCGGCAACCTGCCCGACCACCAGTACCGCCTGGGCGATCGCACCTACAGCCTCAAGCAGCACGGCTTTGCCCGCGATCTGCCCTGGCGGGTCACCCACCAGGACGTCACCGAGGCCGCCAGCCTCACCCTGGAACTGACCAGCAGCGAGACCACCCTGGCCCAGTACCCCTTTGAGTTCAGGCTGGCGTTTACCTTACGGCTGCGGGGCCACAGCCTGGAGCTACAGCAGCGGTTCACCAACCTGTCGACCCAGTCGATGCCCTTTTCCACCGGACTGCACCCTTATTTTCTAGTCAAAGATAAATCTCAGCTGACGTTTGAGATTCCCTCAACGGAGTTTCGCAACCACCTGACTGGCGGGGTAGAGCGCTTTGATGGCCAATTCGACTTCGACCAGGCCGAGATCGATCTGGCCTTTCAAGGGCTGACGGCGACGACCGCCACGGTCACCGATCGCAACCTGGGGCGACAGCTCACCCTCTCCTGGAGCGCCGACTACACCAAGCTGGTGTTCTGGACCGTGCAGGGCAAAGACTACTACTGCCTGGAACCCTGGACGGCCCCTCGCAATGCCCTGAACACGGGCGAAAACTTGTCCATCATTGACCCCCAGCAGAGCCTGGAAACTACGGTTCAGATGGCGATCGCTTTCCTGTAG
- a CDS encoding CapA family protein, with protein MISAVVPPQPRLVSLEPLAQPLTVRERAAAGYFRDIALWLNQPLATQGIFVQVQADRPGCLKLVVEFQRPPIRDRLLRFLCHRVWLLNSELIEGICVVARPLGHRQILWQQRIKIVTPALKRLQADRSTKPSRPKASPLPAQIRGPRPAQKLSRQSLQTLRTFVLSGSAVAAFVMGCLLEVIISAPSPSLPQFSAQSEVQPGGAWGRVDRGGGGPAADAGDAATALVNAPASRSSAPASRSGAPGGNSHRPTVVDAALEPVGVITHPTLTPAPSDDVTLLFGGDISLEDIAPDTLTTPGGFFADVADYGEADLALVNLATPLATAATNLEEGLRQRTRADAVDLLVNSGVDIVNLTHSRLMDYGAAGLDETLTTLDSKGLYRIGAGRNALEARRPEVLDVKGKRIAYLSYAMGGSNAAHDTAVLKERAGAEDQAIAREVETFKAATAFKDRAGFNAQGMPEIVADIQALRSEVDWIVVNFRWVDHLSEQPNFMQTNLARLAIDQGADVVVGYHPTVIQGGEIYKGRPIAYSLGDFVFRPDEPLENQDSAVLKVSLKDEQMRVELVPVRVRDSRPKTLSGEANQQVLQRIEQASSHFDKPLKSPVVLDLKAPEVPPEALSDPSSPFVSPEAEDTLPVELAPKQTDEQEVFEPQPELLTVPEDKGNEPVAPSASPVSPEAGDDSAVPPEMEVEFNEELLEWGPKLAPEQREFQPVPPQRSGGTGAHTEISTISTPQHNLGREESVAALLPPPKSVEKALATPDWADPVPASPVSVAPAAATSEAAPAAVD; from the coding sequence ATGATTAGTGCGGTCGTTCCCCCTCAGCCTCGGCTGGTTTCCCTGGAACCGTTGGCGCAGCCCCTCACCGTGCGAGAGCGGGCGGCAGCGGGCTATTTTCGCGACATTGCCCTGTGGCTAAACCAGCCCCTGGCAACCCAGGGCATTTTTGTCCAGGTGCAGGCCGATCGCCCGGGTTGCCTGAAGCTGGTGGTGGAGTTTCAGCGACCGCCCATCCGCGATCGGCTGCTGCGGTTTTTGTGCCACCGAGTCTGGCTGCTCAACTCTGAGCTGATCGAGGGAATCTGCGTGGTGGCGCGGCCCCTGGGACATCGTCAAATCCTCTGGCAGCAGCGGATCAAGATTGTCACCCCCGCCCTCAAGCGGCTGCAGGCCGATCGCAGCACCAAGCCCAGTCGCCCCAAAGCCTCACCGCTGCCCGCTCAAATCCGGGGGCCCCGTCCGGCCCAAAAGCTCTCGCGGCAAAGCCTGCAAACGCTACGGACCTTTGTCCTATCAGGCTCGGCGGTGGCGGCCTTTGTCATGGGCTGCCTGCTGGAGGTGATTATCTCGGCCCCCTCCCCCAGCCTGCCCCAGTTTTCGGCCCAGTCGGAGGTCCAACCTGGGGGCGCGTGGGGCCGAGTAGACCGTGGGGGGGGGGGGCCAGCGGCGGACGCCGGAGACGCCGCCACTGCCCTGGTCAACGCCCCCGCATCTCGGTCCAGTGCGCCTGCGTCTCGATCGGGTGCGCCTGGCGGCAACAGCCATCGGCCTACGGTGGTCGATGCGGCCCTGGAGCCCGTGGGCGTCATCACCCATCCCACCCTCACCCCAGCCCCTAGCGACGACGTTACGCTCCTGTTTGGCGGCGATATTTCCCTCGAAGACATTGCCCCCGACACGCTGACGACCCCAGGAGGCTTCTTCGCCGATGTCGCCGACTACGGGGAGGCCGATCTGGCCCTGGTCAATCTGGCCACGCCCCTGGCAACGGCGGCGACCAATCTGGAGGAGGGACTGCGGCAACGGACCCGCGCCGATGCGGTCGATCTGCTGGTCAACAGCGGGGTCGACATTGTCAACCTCACCCACAGCCGATTGATGGACTACGGGGCGGCAGGCCTCGACGAAACCCTGACCACCCTCGACAGCAAGGGCCTCTACCGGATTGGGGCCGGACGCAACGCCCTGGAGGCCCGCCGCCCCGAGGTGCTCGATGTCAAGGGCAAGCGGATCGCCTACCTGAGCTATGCCATGGGGGGCAGCAACGCCGCCCACGACACCGCTGTCCTCAAGGAACGGGCGGGGGCCGAAGACCAGGCGATCGCCAGGGAAGTCGAAACGTTCAAAGCCGCCACCGCCTTCAAGGATCGGGCTGGCTTCAACGCCCAGGGGATGCCCGAAATCGTGGCCGACATTCAGGCGCTGCGCAGCGAGGTGGACTGGATTGTGGTGAACTTCCGCTGGGTGGACCACCTCAGCGAGCAGCCCAACTTTATGCAGACCAACCTGGCCCGCCTGGCCATTGACCAGGGCGCCGATGTGGTCGTGGGCTACCACCCCACGGTGATTCAGGGGGGAGAGATCTATAAGGGTCGACCGATCGCCTACTCCCTGGGGGACTTTGTCTTCCGTCCCGACGAGCCGCTCGAGAACCAGGACTCCGCCGTTCTCAAGGTATCCCTAAAAGACGAGCAGATGCGGGTAGAGCTGGTGCCGGTGCGGGTGCGCGACTCACGGCCCAAAACCCTCAGCGGCGAGGCCAACCAGCAGGTGCTGCAGCGCATTGAGCAGGCCTCATCCCACTTCGATAAGCCGCTAAAGTCCCCCGTGGTGCTGGATCTCAAGGCTCCAGAGGTGCCCCCCGAAGCGCTCAGCGACCCCAGCAGCCCCTTTGTGTCGCCTGAGGCCGAAGATACCCTGCCGGTGGAGCTAGCGCCCAAACAGACCGATGAGCAAGAGGTGTTTGAGCCCCAGCCCGAGCTGCTGACCGTCCCAGAAGACAAGGGCAACGAACCGGTTGCACCCTCGGCATCCCCTGTCTCGCCCGAGGCCGGTGACGACTCTGCCGTGCCGCCGGAGATGGAGGTGGAGTTTAACGAAGAACTGCTGGAGTGGGGACCGAAGCTAGCCCCCGAGCAGCGCGAGTTTCAGCCCGTACCGCCCCAGCGATCGGGGGGAACAGGGGCTCATACCGAAATCTCGACCATCTCGACGCCCCAGCATAACCTGGGCCGTGAGGAGTCCGTTGCGGCTCTGCTCCCACCGCCAAAATCGGTGGAAAAGGCCCTGGCGACACCCGACTGGGCCGATCCAGTGCCCGCCAGCCCGGTCAGCGTTGCCCCAGCGGCAGCGACGTCGGAGGCGGCCCCTGCTGCTGTCGATTGA
- a CDS encoding tyrosine-type recombinase/integrase, with translation MSFQACDNFLRRALERAGLDHKGYSTHSFRRTLITRLSEKGVDLKTLQSITGHQDLKVLVGYIEANPRRAQRAIALL, from the coding sequence ATGTCGTTTCAGGCCTGCGACAACTTTTTGCGCCGGGCCCTGGAGCGGGCCGGGCTAGACCATAAGGGCTACAGCACCCACAGCTTCAGACGCACACTGATCACGCGGCTGTCTGAAAAGGGGGTAGACCTGAAAACCCTGCAGTCGATTACAGGGCACCAGGATTTAAAGGTGTTGGTGGGCTACATCGAAGCAAACCCACGGCGGGCACAGCGGGCGATCGCGCTGCTGTAG
- a CDS encoding tyrosine-type recombinase/integrase — protein sequence MAKNNRHGKASIFTDADLVKLRKQIENPKHRLMFDIARWTGERMGAVRQLQVSDVYDLHGRPRAFITFRARTRKATPGGVRRTRECPTHPTLGELLTAYEPPIDGPLFPGELGPMSFQACDNFLRRALERAGLDHKGYSTHSFRRTLITRLSEKGVDLKTLQSITGHQDLKVLVGYVEANPRRAQRAIALL from the coding sequence TTGGCAAAAAACAATCGCCACGGCAAAGCTTCGATCTTCACTGACGCCGATTTAGTTAAGCTGCGTAAACAAATAGAGAATCCAAAGCACCGGCTAATGTTCGACATTGCCCGATGGACTGGGGAGCGCATGGGAGCCGTTCGACAGCTCCAGGTTTCCGACGTTTACGATCTGCATGGCAGGCCCAGGGCGTTTATCACCTTCAGGGCCAGAACTCGAAAGGCTACGCCGGGAGGTGTGCGCAGAACTCGGGAGTGCCCTACACACCCAACCCTGGGAGAGCTCCTGACGGCCTACGAGCCGCCTATTGATGGGCCACTGTTCCCAGGTGAGCTGGGGCCAATGTCGTTCCAGGCCTGCGACAACTTTTTGCGGCGAGCGTTGGAGCGAGCCGGGTTGGATCACAAGGGCTACAGCACCCATAGCTTCAGGCGAACACTGATCACACGGCTCTCTGAAAAGGGGGTCGACCTGAAGACCTTGCAGTCGATCACAGGGCATCAGGATTTAAAGGTTTTGGTGGGGTATGTGGAAGCAAACCCCCGGCGAGCGCAGCGGGCGATCGCGCTTCTATAA
- the larC gene encoding nickel pincer cofactor biosynthesis protein LarC encodes MQAATLRIIRHPAPTLNHPTAPPIALNAHSHEHGHGEHHRDPTASATRNLPAIEQLITQANLPDRAQRWSLAVFQTLARAEAAVHGIAIDQVHFHEVGAIDAIVDIVGACLGFDYLNIDTLVCSPLPTGRGRVRAAHGWLPVPAPAVLKLLEQHRVPLYSNGLDGELVTPTGAAIATTLAHHFGDPPAMTLHRTGLGAGGKTLPVANALRLWIGVAEAGPASSPTAPSPTRPLATQPQPPTPEQRGQPPDIEVAYDRDTVILLETQVDDLVPQAIGYLYDRLFAVGALDVFTQPVSMKKSRPGLLLTVICRPDHEPRCTDILFAETSTLGIRRQPQQRWVLPRSLQTLETPYGPISLKLAYHPQTQSVLNAQPEYEDCAAAARDRGIPWQVVYHAALSTWYCQPSRSPELSSD; translated from the coding sequence TTGCAAGCTGCAACACTCCGGATTATTCGACACCCGGCACCAACTCTCAACCACCCAACCGCCCCACCGATCGCCCTCAACGCGCACTCCCATGAACACGGTCACGGGGAGCACCATCGCGATCCCACGGCCAGCGCCACCCGCAACCTGCCTGCGATCGAGCAGTTGATCACCCAGGCGAACCTGCCCGATCGCGCCCAGCGATGGAGTCTGGCCGTTTTTCAAACCTTGGCTAGGGCCGAGGCCGCCGTCCACGGCATCGCCATCGATCAGGTGCACTTCCACGAAGTGGGGGCCATTGATGCCATTGTTGATATTGTGGGCGCTTGCCTGGGGTTTGACTATTTAAATATTGACACTCTGGTCTGCTCTCCCCTGCCCACCGGACGAGGGCGCGTCAGGGCCGCCCACGGCTGGCTCCCCGTGCCTGCTCCCGCCGTGCTCAAGCTGCTGGAGCAGCACCGGGTCCCCCTCTACAGCAACGGGCTCGACGGCGAACTGGTCACCCCCACCGGGGCCGCGATCGCCACCACCCTGGCCCACCACTTTGGCGACCCACCGGCCATGACCCTGCACCGCACCGGGTTGGGGGCCGGGGGCAAAACGCTCCCCGTAGCCAACGCGCTGCGCCTGTGGATTGGTGTCGCCGAGGCTGGGCCCGCCTCATCCCCCACAGCTCCGTCCCCAACCCGACCCCTGGCCACCCAGCCCCAGCCACCAACCCCAGAACAGCGCGGCCAGCCTCCCGATATCGAGGTAGCCTACGATCGCGACACCGTCATCCTGCTAGAAACCCAGGTGGATGACCTCGTTCCCCAGGCCATCGGCTACCTCTACGATCGCCTCTTTGCGGTTGGAGCCCTGGACGTCTTTACCCAGCCTGTATCGATGAAAAAATCGCGACCGGGCCTGCTCCTCACCGTTATTTGCCGCCCTGACCATGAACCCCGCTGCACGGATATCCTCTTTGCTGAGACCTCTACCCTGGGTATTCGTCGCCAGCCTCAGCAGCGGTGGGTGCTGCCCCGCTCCCTGCAAACCCTAGAAACCCCCTACGGCCCCATCAGCCTCAAATTGGCCTACCATCCCCAAACCCAGTCCGTCCTGAACGCCCAGCCCGAATACGAAGACTGCGCAGCCGCGGCCCGCGATCGGGGCATCCCCTGGCAGGTGGTGTACCACGCAGCGCTGAGCACCTGGTACTGTCAACCCTCTCGCTCTCCTGAGCTGTCCTCCGACTGA
- a CDS encoding IS110 family transposase — MPSIIGVEVAKTSILCCAVDSHSIPGDLAQFARSYTPVTLLSNLSGVQTLLELGDIYVLEPTGDYSKIWIDTLKSNGKTVLRVNPKRVTALKAYSGVANKTDRYDAAFLALYGALNLDKASAFLSDFAEDLRAATLHHQFLTRMTGNHQRRLWQLLSHEWPEVCRTASGKKPQQNRDWLYPKPPALWRFIAGQPTNTTARRQAQLDATIGTGLTDLSRALAAQICELERQQLPYEEKISALLESSQFKPYHAVFNAFGFGEMTRAVILSRIYPLSQFLGEDGQPIKTKAPSEKGRYHRRNRSLGAFRLALGLGTQAYQSGQERRHKPAGSKVPPPRWA, encoded by the coding sequence ATGCCTTCCATAATCGGTGTTGAGGTGGCTAAGACCTCAATTCTTTGCTGTGCCGTCGACAGTCACAGCATCCCCGGCGACCTGGCCCAATTTGCCCGGTCCTACACCCCGGTAACCCTGCTCAGCAATCTAAGCGGCGTGCAGACGCTGTTAGAGCTGGGCGATATCTACGTGCTGGAACCAACCGGCGACTACTCCAAAATCTGGATCGATACCCTCAAGTCCAACGGTAAAACCGTGCTCAGGGTCAATCCTAAGCGAGTTACGGCCCTAAAAGCCTACTCCGGCGTAGCCAACAAAACCGACCGTTACGACGCGGCCTTTCTGGCCCTCTACGGTGCCCTAAATCTGGATAAGGCATCGGCATTCCTGAGCGACTTCGCCGAAGACTTGCGGGCGGCTACCCTGCACCATCAGTTTCTTACCCGCATGACCGGAAACCATCAGCGGCGGCTGTGGCAGCTGCTCAGCCACGAATGGCCGGAGGTGTGCCGCACGGCCTCCGGCAAAAAGCCTCAGCAGAATCGAGACTGGCTCTACCCCAAACCCCCGGCCCTGTGGCGCTTTATTGCGGGCCAGCCAACCAACACGACCGCCCGCCGCCAGGCCCAGCTCGACGCTACCATCGGCACCGGCCTTACCGATCTAAGCCGAGCCCTGGCCGCTCAGATCTGTGAGCTGGAGCGGCAGCAGCTTCCCTACGAGGAAAAAATTAGCGCCCTGCTGGAGTCGTCTCAGTTCAAGCCCTATCACGCCGTCTTCAACGCCTTCGGGTTTGGTGAGATGACGCGCGCCGTCATCCTCAGCCGCATTTACCCCCTAAGCCAATTTCTAGGGGAAGACGGTCAGCCCATCAAAACCAAAGCACCCAGCGAAAAGGGTCGCTATCACCGCCGAAACCGAAGCCTGGGCGCGTTCCGCCTGGCCCTGGGCCTTGGCACCCAGGCCTACCAATCCGGCCAAGAGCGCCGCCACAAGCCCGCAGGCTCAAAGGTCCCACCACCGCGATGGGCGTAG